A DNA window from Fibrobacter sp. UWR3 contains the following coding sequences:
- a CDS encoding DMT family transporter codes for MDKNVIAIGYAIAAAAFYALNVPCSKMLLAHISSVFMAGLLYIGAGLGIGILYLFHVRRESQSERLCKKDFPYTLGMVLLDIVAPILLMFGVKYGTSSNASLLGNFEIVATTLIALFIFREKVSTRLWIAILFITTSSFFLSFENTDSFNFSVGSIFVLGATICWGLENNCTRKISDKSTYQIVTIKGLCSGIGSIVVSLVTSEMNFAVKYIPLALLLGFVAYGLSIFTYIRAQKYLGAAKTSAFYAFAPFIGVLFSVVLLNEKITLQYVVAFLVMIAGTIFVVYDTLVRSHSHMHQHIFTHTHGGITHTHVVTHSHLHNHVFSDAKHGHSHDIKDLEKISTH; via the coding sequence ATGGACAAGAATGTCATTGCGATTGGTTATGCGATAGCGGCGGCCGCATTTTATGCACTGAATGTTCCCTGCTCCAAAATGCTGCTGGCCCATATTTCGTCTGTATTCATGGCTGGGCTGCTCTATATTGGCGCAGGGCTCGGAATCGGCATTCTCTACCTGTTCCATGTCAGGCGCGAGAGCCAATCGGAACGGCTCTGCAAAAAAGATTTCCCCTACACGCTAGGCATGGTCCTGCTCGACATTGTCGCCCCCATACTGCTCATGTTCGGCGTCAAGTACGGAACATCCAGCAACGCATCGCTGCTCGGGAACTTCGAAATCGTCGCGACAACGCTGATTGCGCTGTTCATCTTTAGAGAAAAGGTGTCCACGCGTTTGTGGATTGCGATTTTATTCATAACGACATCTAGTTTCTTTCTCTCGTTCGAAAACACCGACAGTTTCAATTTTTCTGTCGGCTCCATCTTCGTTCTCGGAGCGACCATCTGCTGGGGGCTAGAAAACAATTGCACCCGCAAAATTTCGGACAAAAGCACATACCAGATTGTAACCATAAAAGGCCTCTGTTCCGGAATCGGTTCCATCGTCGTTTCACTCGTCACAAGCGAAATGAACTTTGCCGTAAAATACATCCCGCTCGCCCTGCTGCTCGGCTTTGTGGCTTACGGCCTGAGTATTTTCACCTACATCCGCGCACAAAAATACCTGGGGGCAGCAAAGACCAGCGCCTTTTACGCCTTTGCGCCCTTTATCGGCGTCCTGTTTTCTGTCGTGCTCCTGAACGAAAAAATCACGCTGCAATACGTCGTGGCGTTCCTGGTCATGATTGCCGGTACCATTTTTGTGGTTTACGATACGCTTGTCCGCTCACATTCGCATATGCATCAGCATATTTTCACGCACACGCATGGCGGCATAACCCATACACACGTTGTTACGCATTCCCATTTGCACAACCATGTCTTCTCCGATGCAAAACACGGCCACAGCCACGACATCAAGGACCTAGAGAAAATCTCGACACACTGA
- a CDS encoding LlaJI family restriction endonuclease — translation MSEQNPNVTKSMRETVSSFADFCVYDAWRSSDEKKDKSFVGIKIEDNRPKIYFPMGYRASKPSEDVCKWDFYQLIAVLNDKSLQSYFSEEDLKKSQLDFPFYAYLSVLQYYLDFGYFVESETIYKKGFSGKINWPRTIKRIKPQVVKDEEGHDQVVYLNLITRKTSYREDNLITLVHKFCVKEAAQLIGPLYGISEDEVEEPELLFDYELFAEVIQDKIAATFNDKHLELFHAMLKMVRYLGNKENRGEDGSENEPLFGVNTFAPVWEAMVDKIFGKLPQGVAKDKFNPHLRWNDGCRDEKLDESEEEIVLNDPKRSTLRPDTIMVMGEGVCILDSKYYKYGLTGFNSHLPGAESVCKQMAYAEYVEKMLGDPSTSLHFAQDDTLSIYNAFVMPYCADAEGASASSATFQMKRVGYIYGDWKNVEDENRPYHKIHCILLDMKSVMRNYANNPAAQSELAKLIPH, via the coding sequence ATGTCTGAACAGAACCCAAATGTCACAAAGTCTATGCGAGAGACGGTATCGTCTTTTGCGGATTTTTGCGTGTATGATGCTTGGCGTTCAAGTGACGAAAAGAAGGACAAATCGTTTGTCGGGATAAAGATCGAGGACAACCGCCCCAAAATCTATTTCCCGATGGGGTATCGCGCGTCAAAGCCGTCCGAGGATGTTTGCAAGTGGGATTTTTACCAACTTATTGCCGTATTGAACGACAAATCCCTGCAAAGTTATTTCTCCGAAGAAGACTTGAAAAAATCCCAACTGGATTTCCCGTTCTATGCGTATCTTTCGGTATTGCAATACTATCTCGATTTCGGTTACTTTGTGGAATCCGAAACGATTTACAAGAAGGGTTTCTCCGGCAAAATTAACTGGCCGCGAACCATCAAAAGAATTAAGCCACAAGTCGTCAAAGACGAAGAAGGTCACGATCAAGTTGTATATCTAAACTTGATTACACGCAAGACAAGTTACCGCGAAGACAACCTGATAACGCTCGTCCACAAGTTTTGTGTCAAAGAGGCGGCTCAACTGATTGGTCCGCTTTACGGAATTTCAGAAGACGAAGTCGAAGAGCCGGAACTTTTGTTCGATTATGAACTGTTTGCAGAAGTGATTCAGGATAAAATTGCAGCGACTTTCAACGACAAACACCTGGAACTTTTCCATGCAATGTTGAAGATGGTCCGTTATTTGGGAAACAAGGAAAATCGTGGCGAAGATGGTAGTGAAAACGAGCCGTTGTTTGGCGTAAACACCTTCGCCCCTGTGTGGGAAGCGATGGTGGATAAGATTTTCGGGAAGTTGCCGCAGGGAGTTGCCAAGGATAAATTTAATCCGCATTTACGGTGGAATGACGGATGCCGCGATGAAAAACTTGATGAATCTGAAGAAGAAATAGTCCTGAATGACCCGAAACGTTCCACACTCCGGCCCGATACGATTATGGTTATGGGGGAGGGTGTGTGTATCCTTGATTCAAAGTACTACAAATACGGCTTGACTGGTTTCAATTCGCATTTACCAGGGGCCGAATCGGTTTGTAAGCAGATGGCTTATGCGGAATATGTAGAAAAGATGCTGGGAGATCCTTCGACTTCGTTACACTTCGCTCAGGATGACACTTTAAGCATTTACAACGCCTTCGTTATGCCGTACTGTGCGGATGCGGAAGGCGCTTCGGCAAGCTCAGCGACCTTCCAAATGAAACGCGTCGGTTACATCTATGGTGACTGGAAAAACGTGGAGGACGAAAACCGACCTTATCACAAAATCCACTGCATTCTCCTTGACATGAAATCTGTCATGCGAAATTACGCAAACAACCCCGCTGCGCAAAGTGAACTCGCAAAGCTAATTCCTCATTAG
- a CDS encoding ABC transporter ATP-binding protein, translated as MFDTLIKFFNFCNAENRRKFYGSIIVGVFNSFFMALRIGAMAVMLQGVIRHVQGTAPFTMDIVWLSLGIMVVSLIGATVTKRIMSMWQTEGGYRTCASKRIEIAEHLRYLPMGYFNKNSLGYITSVTTNTMEQLGDVATRVVMMVTQGILDTVLIILMIAFFDWRIAIVATIGFAAFQFINTLMRMNVRAISHEKVECDSKVVEKVLEYIQGIAEVKAYNMTGKRSKELNEVIDKCTAANISMELKCVPLSNLQTFIAKLTGVAIMMFSIHFYLNGTMELADCAIMLVCSFMLFAVLELGGSYAALLRTVDIAVNRANEILNMPTMDIDGEDIAPVNHDIKADTIDFAYDKRKIIDNVTLSIPEKTTTAIVGPSGSGKTTLCHLLSRFWDVNAGSVTLGGRRVQDYSMDSLMKNFSFVFQNVYLFRDTIENNIKFGNPSATHEQVVEAAKKACCHDFIEKIPDGYNTVIGEGGASLSGGERQRISIARAIMKDSPVIILDEATANVDPENERDLMLAIQELTREKTVIMIAHRLKTVRHADQIIVLDKGRIVEQGKHEELVKNGGIYARFIDSRREAVSWKL; from the coding sequence ATGTTCGATACTCTCATTAAATTCTTTAACTTCTGCAATGCGGAAAACCGTCGCAAATTCTACGGTTCCATTATCGTCGGCGTTTTCAACTCCTTCTTCATGGCACTCCGTATCGGTGCCATGGCAGTCATGCTGCAGGGCGTTATTCGCCACGTGCAGGGAACGGCGCCGTTCACCATGGATATCGTTTGGCTTTCGCTTGGGATCATGGTTGTAAGCCTTATTGGCGCAACCGTCACCAAGCGCATCATGAGCATGTGGCAAACCGAGGGCGGTTACCGCACTTGTGCGAGTAAACGCATCGAGATTGCCGAACACCTGCGCTATCTGCCTATGGGCTACTTCAACAAGAACAGCCTCGGCTACATTACCTCCGTCACGACAAACACCATGGAACAGCTCGGCGACGTGGCCACACGCGTGGTCATGATGGTCACGCAGGGCATTCTCGACACGGTTCTAATTATCCTGATGATTGCCTTCTTTGATTGGCGAATCGCAATTGTGGCAACCATCGGTTTCGCGGCATTCCAGTTCATCAACACGCTCATGCGCATGAACGTTCGCGCTATTTCGCACGAAAAAGTGGAATGCGACAGCAAGGTCGTTGAAAAAGTTCTCGAATACATCCAGGGAATCGCCGAAGTCAAGGCCTACAACATGACCGGCAAGCGCTCCAAGGAACTGAACGAAGTCATCGACAAGTGCACAGCAGCAAACATTAGCATGGAACTCAAGTGCGTCCCGCTTTCGAACTTGCAGACCTTTATTGCAAAGCTCACTGGTGTTGCCATCATGATGTTCTCGATTCATTTCTATTTGAACGGAACTATGGAACTTGCCGATTGTGCTATCATGCTCGTGTGCTCCTTCATGCTATTTGCAGTCCTTGAACTGGGCGGCAGCTACGCGGCCCTCCTCCGCACCGTAGATATCGCCGTGAACCGCGCAAACGAAATCTTGAACATGCCCACCATGGATATCGACGGCGAAGATATTGCCCCCGTCAATCACGATATCAAGGCCGACACCATCGATTTCGCCTACGACAAGCGCAAAATCATTGACAACGTGACGCTTTCCATTCCGGAAAAGACGACTACGGCCATCGTGGGCCCGAGCGGTTCTGGCAAGACGACGCTTTGCCATTTGCTCTCTCGCTTCTGGGACGTAAACGCTGGTTCGGTGACATTGGGCGGTCGCCGCGTGCAAGATTACAGCATGGATAGCCTCATGAAGAATTTCAGTTTCGTGTTCCAGAACGTGTATCTGTTCCGCGATACGATTGAAAACAACATCAAGTTCGGGAATCCAAGCGCCACGCACGAGCAAGTCGTAGAAGCCGCCAAGAAAGCCTGCTGCCACGACTTCATCGAAAAAATCCCCGACGGTTACAATACGGTCATCGGCGAAGGCGGCGCAAGCCTCAGCGGCGGTGAACGCCAGCGCATCTCGATTGCACGCGCCATCATGAAGGATTCTCCGGTCATCATTCTGGACGAAGCGACTGCGAACGTGGACCCGGAAAATGAACGCGACTTGATGCTTGCCATCCAGGAACTGACCCGCGAAAAGACGGTCATCATGATCGCGCACCGCTTGAAAACCGTGCGCCACGCCGACCAGATTATCGTCTTAGACAAGGGCCGAATCGTGGAACAGGGCAAGCACGAAGAACTCGTGAAGAACGGTGGAATCTACGCCCGATTCATTGATTCCCGTCGCGAGGCTGTTAGCTGGAAGCTGTAA
- a CDS encoding ABC transporter ATP-binding protein: MKKKSLLSWIFLFAKNKKKYYIASIFFALLRVACGIAPYIIIANIVRELLSGVRDWDVYLKECLIIAAFWFGNVLFHSISTTLSHVATFNVLGNIRKDLCDKLSRVPLGSVLDMPSGALKNILVERIDSMETTLAHVVPEFTSNLILPVLMFAYLFHIDWRMGLASLGTLPIGMVAMAVMFAGAQKWFDNSIQKTKTLNDTAVEYINGIEVIKAFGKSKSSYDKFVVAAKEGSDCFVEWMRRCIWPHSLAITVAPATLLTVLPFGGYFYYNGSITAVDFITVIIVSVSIMMPLLTIMSYSDDISKAGVIFGEVGSVLEMKELARPAADKRKPADNSITLKDVRFSYHKGIECEEKKEILHGINMVLPEGSFTAFVGPSGSGKSTIARLIASLWDVDSGDIEIGGVNIRDLSLEEYNRRIAYVSQDNFLFDMSVRENIRLGRPTASDAEVEEVARQSGCYEFIMSLENGFDTIVGGSGAHLSGGERQRIAIARAMMKNSPIVILDEATAYTDPENEAIIQKSVAKLVKGKTLIVIAHRLSTVKDADKLYVIKDGNIDSCGTHQELLEKGGLYKSMWQAHISAKDSEEDA; the protein is encoded by the coding sequence TGTTTGCCAAAAACAAGAAAAAATACTACATCGCAAGCATCTTCTTTGCGCTTTTGCGCGTCGCTTGCGGAATCGCTCCTTACATCATTATCGCAAACATTGTGCGCGAACTGCTTTCGGGCGTGCGCGACTGGGATGTTTACCTTAAGGAATGCCTGATTATTGCGGCATTCTGGTTCGGGAATGTCCTGTTCCACAGCATTTCGACGACGCTTTCGCACGTAGCGACGTTCAACGTTCTCGGCAACATCCGCAAGGATCTTTGCGACAAACTTTCACGAGTGCCGCTGGGTTCTGTTCTCGACATGCCTTCGGGCGCACTCAAGAACATCCTGGTAGAACGCATCGACAGCATGGAAACGACGCTTGCGCACGTAGTCCCGGAATTTACCTCGAACCTGATTCTCCCTGTGCTCATGTTCGCCTACCTTTTTCATATCGATTGGCGCATGGGGCTTGCCTCGCTCGGCACGCTCCCGATTGGTATGGTCGCCATGGCGGTTATGTTTGCCGGAGCGCAGAAGTGGTTCGATAATTCTATCCAGAAAACGAAGACCTTGAACGACACCGCGGTTGAATACATTAACGGCATCGAAGTCATCAAGGCGTTCGGCAAGTCAAAGTCTTCTTACGACAAATTTGTAGTAGCCGCAAAAGAAGGGAGCGACTGTTTTGTCGAATGGATGCGTCGCTGCATTTGGCCGCATTCACTTGCCATCACGGTCGCTCCTGCCACACTATTGACGGTGTTGCCGTTTGGCGGTTACTTCTATTACAACGGTTCCATTACGGCAGTGGATTTTATCACCGTCATCATCGTTTCGGTGAGTATCATGATGCCGCTCCTCACCATCATGAGTTACAGTGACGACATCAGCAAGGCGGGCGTCATTTTCGGTGAAGTCGGCTCGGTGCTCGAAATGAAGGAACTCGCACGCCCCGCGGCCGACAAGCGCAAACCCGCCGACAATTCCATCACATTGAAAGATGTGCGATTCAGCTATCATAAGGGAATCGAATGCGAAGAAAAGAAGGAAATTCTCCACGGCATCAACATGGTTCTCCCCGAAGGAAGCTTTACCGCATTCGTGGGCCCGAGCGGTTCGGGCAAATCGACGATTGCTCGCCTTATCGCCTCGCTGTGGGATGTTGACAGCGGCGACATCGAAATCGGTGGCGTGAACATCAGGGATCTTTCGCTCGAAGAATACAACCGCCGCATCGCCTACGTTTCGCAGGACAATTTCTTGTTCGACATGTCCGTCCGCGAGAACATTCGGCTCGGGCGGCCGACCGCATCGGATGCCGAAGTCGAAGAGGTGGCGCGCCAAAGCGGCTGCTACGAATTTATCATGAGTCTCGAAAACGGCTTCGACACGATTGTCGGCGGCTCGGGCGCCCACCTCTCCGGTGGCGAGCGCCAGCGCATCGCCATCGCCCGCGCGATGATGAAAAATTCTCCCATCGTCATTCTCGACGAAGCGACCGCCTATACCGACCCCGAAAACGAAGCCATCATCCAGAAATCCGTGGCAAAACTTGTTAAGGGCAAGACGCTCATCGTGATTGCTCACCGCCTCTCGACCGTCAAGGACGCCGACAAGCTCTACGTCATCAAGGACGGCAACATTGACAGCTGCGGCACGCACCAGGAACTGCTCGAAAAGGGCGGCCTCTACAAGTCCATGTGGCAAGCCCACATCAGCGCCAAAGATTCCGAGGAGGATGCATAA
- a CDS encoding DNA cytosine methyltransferase: protein MAQTRQKKKPTCIDLFCGCGGLSKGFELAGFKVVGGIDFNAAAIKTFNHNFKNGKGICCDILNVDEKFILNEFDNLKNIDVIIGGPPCQGFSSANRYNRECDDPRNRLFFEFIKFVDIAKPKAVVIENVRGIITKNNGYAKDRITEIFEERGYKVTHQILDASEYGVPQKRLRNFFVMTKNAPFSFASLKKTPKPITVSDAISDLYSYEKNQKYTEPTSPNAYLAYLRKGSTGLVNHDIRYPAEIVQKRISFVKQGRNWQDVPKELWPTQRNNRHSSAYKRLSDDMPSVTIDTGNNHSNYFHPRYNRIPTVREAARLQSFPDIFEFVGNRSEQYRQVGNAVPPLLAKVVAEEIIRRHLK, encoded by the coding sequence ATGGCCCAGACTCGACAGAAGAAGAAACCCACTTGTATTGATCTGTTTTGTGGGTGCGGTGGACTAAGCAAAGGATTTGAACTTGCTGGTTTTAAAGTTGTTGGAGGAATAGACTTCAATGCTGCAGCTATAAAAACTTTCAATCACAATTTTAAAAATGGGAAAGGAATCTGCTGCGACATTCTGAATGTTGATGAAAAATTTATTCTGAATGAATTTGATAATCTAAAAAACATTGATGTCATTATTGGCGGACCTCCTTGTCAGGGCTTTTCAAGTGCAAATAGATATAATCGTGAATGTGACGATCCCAGAAACAGGCTGTTTTTTGAGTTCATCAAATTTGTTGATATAGCCAAGCCCAAAGCGGTCGTTATTGAGAACGTTCGTGGTATTATAACAAAAAACAATGGATACGCAAAAGACCGTATAACCGAAATATTTGAAGAAAGGGGTTATAAGGTTACTCATCAAATTTTAGACGCATCAGAGTATGGAGTTCCTCAAAAAAGATTGCGCAATTTTTTTGTGATGACGAAAAATGCGCCATTTAGCTTTGCGTCGTTAAAGAAAACCCCAAAACCGATTACAGTATCTGATGCCATATCTGATTTATATTCGTATGAGAAAAATCAAAAATACACAGAGCCAACATCTCCTAACGCTTATTTAGCGTACCTTCGAAAAGGCTCGACAGGATTAGTAAATCACGACATCCGATATCCTGCAGAAATCGTTCAAAAGCGAATTTCATTTGTGAAGCAAGGACGCAATTGGCAAGACGTCCCTAAAGAACTTTGGCCAACGCAAAGAAATAACCGCCATTCTTCAGCGTATAAACGTTTGTCTGATGACATGCCTTCTGTTACGATAGATACGGGAAATAATCATAGCAATTACTTCCATCCAAGATACAACAGAATTCCTACGGTGCGAGAGGCTGCTCGTCTGCAATCCTTTCCAGATATATTTGAATTTGTTGGAAATAGATCGGAACAGTACAGGCAAGTTGGAAATGCTGTGCCCCCTCTTTTAGCGAAGGTTGTCGCAGAAGAAATCATCAGGAGGCATCTGAAATGA
- a CDS encoding ABC transporter ATP-binding protein, whose product MTITLKNVSFSYSDSLDDAVIKNLNFEIKSGECVVLVGESGCGKTTISKLINGLIPLYQSGTMAGDVLLGDKNTADMTLAEISRHVGSVFQNPRSQFFNIDTDSEIAFGCENLGMDPEEIRERVDRVVKEFHIEHLAGRNIFHLSGGEKQKIACASVSATDPEIFVLDEPSANLDLKTVADLAGIIKFWKSRGKTVVIVEHRIHYLRDIADRICYVKDGQIQDEWTPAELEAKGPEYAASLGLRCMNLEQLKNKVPELAEGPEGSKEPAKRTLKESLVFKDLRFAYNRKFPVLDIPELSLPRNQITAIIGHNGAGKSTLAQVLCGLRGTWRQKRKARKYGAYLIMQDVNHQLFTESVLDEILLGMNPQDENSALEILERLNLKEYASCHPMALSGGQKQRVAIGSGVSSGREIVVFDEPTSGLDYKQMLAVSATLQKLAATGKTLLVITHDPEFILNCCQSVIRMEHGKIAEQYLLQGNQEKLIESMIERPWNAF is encoded by the coding sequence ATGACTATCACATTAAAAAACGTCTCGTTCTCTTACTCTGATTCCCTGGACGATGCCGTCATCAAGAACTTGAATTTCGAAATCAAGTCCGGCGAATGCGTTGTGCTTGTGGGGGAGTCGGGTTGCGGCAAGACGACTATTTCTAAGCTGATCAACGGGCTTATTCCGCTTTATCAATCGGGAACGATGGCGGGCGACGTATTGCTCGGCGACAAGAATACCGCCGACATGACGCTCGCCGAAATTTCAAGACACGTGGGTTCCGTTTTCCAAAATCCGCGTTCGCAGTTTTTCAACATCGATACCGACAGCGAAATCGCTTTTGGCTGTGAAAACTTGGGAATGGACCCGGAAGAAATCCGGGAGCGCGTGGATCGCGTCGTGAAGGAATTCCACATAGAACATCTGGCGGGCCGAAACATCTTCCACCTTTCCGGCGGAGAAAAGCAGAAAATCGCCTGCGCCTCGGTCTCTGCGACCGACCCCGAAATTTTCGTTCTTGACGAGCCATCGGCTAATCTTGACCTGAAGACCGTCGCAGACCTCGCCGGAATCATCAAGTTTTGGAAATCCCGCGGCAAGACCGTTGTTATCGTGGAACATCGCATCCATTACCTGCGCGACATTGCAGACAGAATTTGTTACGTAAAAGACGGACAAATTCAAGACGAATGGACTCCCGCCGAACTCGAGGCGAAAGGCCCGGAATATGCGGCAAGTCTCGGACTGCGCTGCATGAATTTGGAACAACTTAAAAATAAGGTCCCTGAGCTTGCCGAAGGGCCGGAAGGTTCGAAGGAGCCTGCGAAGCGAACTCTTAAAGAATCATTGGTCTTCAAAGACCTCCGTTTTGCCTACAATCGCAAATTCCCGGTTCTTGACATTCCGGAACTTTCACTCCCGCGCAATCAAATCACAGCCATTATCGGGCATAACGGTGCCGGAAAATCGACGCTTGCTCAGGTGTTGTGTGGGCTTCGCGGAACCTGGCGACAGAAACGCAAGGCGCGTAAATACGGCGCATACTTGATTATGCAGGACGTGAACCACCAACTGTTTACAGAAAGCGTCCTTGACGAAATCTTGCTAGGCATGAATCCGCAAGATGAAAATTCTGCCCTAGAAATCCTTGAAAGGCTCAACCTGAAAGAATACGCTAGCTGCCACCCGATGGCGCTTTCGGGCGGTCAAAAACAACGCGTGGCTATCGGCAGCGGCGTTTCTAGCGGCCGCGAGATTGTCGTGTTTGATGAACCCACCAGCGGCCTGGATTACAAACAGATGCTTGCCGTTTCGGCAACTCTCCAAAAATTGGCCGCCACTGGAAAAACGCTACTCGTGATTACCCACGACCCCGAATTCATTCTAAACTGTTGCCAGTCCGTCATTCGCATGGAACACGGAAAAATCGCGGAACAGTACCTGCTGCAAGGCAATCAGGAAAAGTTGATTGAATCGATGATTGAACGGCCTTGGAACGCTTTTTAG
- a CDS encoding four helix bundle protein, producing the protein MCNDKQEEQMHSTCTKQNVLSLSKSFALQIVKLYQDLTSNKREYVLSKQLLRSATSIGANIKEAQFAQSKADFIAKMYIALKEAGETEYWVELLYEAQYLEAKEFKIIIEPCRVIIRMLSAITKTAKKTSK; encoded by the coding sequence ATGTGTAATGACAAGCAAGAAGAACAAATGCATAGCACCTGTACTAAACAGAATGTTCTTTCTTTGAGCAAGAGTTTTGCATTACAGATTGTGAAATTGTATCAAGATCTGACCTCAAACAAAAGAGAGTATGTTCTTAGCAAACAACTACTGCGTAGTGCAACCAGCATAGGAGCAAACATCAAAGAAGCTCAGTTTGCACAAAGCAAGGCAGATTTTATCGCTAAAATGTATATTGCGTTAAAAGAAGCGGGAGAAACCGAGTATTGGGTGGAATTGTTGTACGAGGCACAATATTTAGAAGCAAAGGAATTCAAAATAATTATTGAGCCATGCCGAGTAATAATCCGGATGCTTAGCGCTATAACCAAAACCGCCAAAAAAACTTCCAAATAA
- a CDS encoding DNA cytosine methyltransferase: MKIIDLFCGIGGLSLGFEQAGFKTVAAVDMWKDAVTTFNYNRHNKVGMTISVEEFNEKILPDLLKKHKISGIIGGPPCQGFSTVGRREVDDPRNKMYLEFYKAVKKANPYFFVIENVRGMLTLNKGAFVKDLVERFGEKGLGYKISYKLLNASDYGIPQNRQRVFYVGVKEGTFVFPKEITPVQKLSAKDGISDLEGSDNNHYGSDPANEFQKAMRGCCKHPLNQDYTNHSEQTIGIVNQIPDGGNIKSLPPEFWNIRKYNKAFERMGTFKPSNTIDTGHRNYFHYKEPRIPTVRESARLQSFPDNFEIIGTRGSQYKQVGNAVPPMLANIIAKAIKKQIKR; encoded by the coding sequence ATGAAAATAATCGACCTGTTCTGTGGAATTGGCGGGCTAAGTCTTGGCTTTGAACAAGCTGGATTTAAAACGGTTGCTGCTGTTGATATGTGGAAGGATGCCGTGACGACATTTAACTACAATCGACATAATAAAGTTGGCATGACAATATCTGTTGAAGAATTTAATGAAAAAATTCTTCCAGATTTGCTAAAAAAGCACAAAATATCAGGGATTATTGGCGGACCACCTTGTCAAGGTTTTAGCACTGTTGGAAGAAGAGAAGTCGATGACCCTCGAAATAAGATGTATTTGGAATTCTACAAAGCCGTCAAAAAAGCAAATCCTTATTTCTTTGTTATCGAAAATGTTAGAGGTATGCTTACACTCAATAAAGGTGCTTTTGTTAAGGATTTGGTGGAACGCTTTGGGGAAAAAGGACTAGGATACAAAATATCATATAAACTTTTAAATGCTTCTGATTATGGAATCCCTCAAAATCGACAAAGGGTCTTTTATGTAGGCGTGAAAGAAGGGACGTTTGTTTTCCCTAAGGAAATTACACCTGTCCAAAAACTAAGCGCAAAAGATGGTATTAGCGATTTAGAAGGTTCAGACAACAACCACTACGGATCCGACCCTGCAAATGAGTTTCAAAAAGCGATGAGGGGTTGTTGTAAACATCCGCTAAATCAAGATTACACGAACCATTCCGAACAGACTATTGGAATCGTTAATCAGATCCCTGATGGCGGAAATATAAAAAGTTTACCACCTGAATTTTGGAACATTCGAAAATACAACAAGGCTTTTGAACGAATGGGAACATTCAAACCATCTAATACAATTGATACAGGGCATAGGAACTATTTCCATTACAAAGAACCACGTATTCCTACAGTACGTGAGTCGGCTCGATTACAAAGTTTTCCAGATAATTTTGAAATAATCGGAACTCGCGGTAGTCAGTATAAACAGGTTGGAAATGCGGTTCCGCCAATGTTGGCGAACATTATTGCAAAAGCAATAAAAAAACAAATAAAGAGGTGA
- a CDS encoding helix-turn-helix transcriptional regulator, translated as MKKNQVIDFMSSLENEDKGLDSYAKTYEALSAFLTDFDFLKDSLGLTQQDVADKMGTTQSAISRIASLKTNPSYKQLLKMSEAVGGELYITPMKSMAVQVPYDLQETVRKLATEAGSSPNDFLTSILRNAIELERANYMNKTLALNCVGERKVAYRSKKRTRRGNRRLNSSSVCRDFL; from the coding sequence ATGAAAAAGAATCAAGTCATCGATTTTATGTCTTCGCTCGAAAACGAAGACAAAGGCCTGGATTCGTACGCCAAGACTTACGAGGCGCTGTCGGCCTTCCTGACGGATTTTGATTTCCTGAAAGATTCCTTGGGGCTCACGCAGCAAGATGTCGCCGACAAGATGGGCACGACGCAAAGCGCTATCTCGCGCATTGCATCCTTGAAAACGAACCCTTCGTACAAGCAGTTGCTGAAGATGTCGGAGGCCGTCGGTGGCGAACTGTACATAACTCCGATGAAGAGCATGGCCGTCCAGGTTCCTTACGACTTGCAAGAAACAGTACGAAAGTTGGCGACCGAGGCTGGCTCAAGTCCTAACGATTTTCTTACAAGCATTCTGCGCAACGCAATAGAACTAGAACGCGCGAACTACATGAACAAAACGCTTGCCTTGAACTGCGTTGGCGAACGCAAGGTCGCATACAGGTCAAAAAAAAGAACTCGCAGGGGTAATCGGCGATTAAATTCCTCATCAGTGTGTCGAGATTTTCTCTAG